The Deinococcus aquiradiocola genome contains a region encoding:
- a CDS encoding ABC transporter permease yields MTQSTPTPTPAAPGAGLRRFQVPNLSTLGPLIALLLACLFFATQSSRFLTLNTFSLILQQASFVGVIAIAQTLIILTAGIDLSCGMIMALSSMVIGKLAVEQGVPVVLAILAGFAVGAFVGWLNGLLITKWKLPPFIVTLGMYSIVFAAVKIYSHSTSVAMPPDGLTFLAHRFSVFGTPFTYGSLLMVALFFVTWLHLNFTAPGRHIYALGNNPEAVRLSGIPQNRLLMSVYTFAGLLYGVAALLLLERIGGASPEAGTTENLESITAVVIGGTSLFGGRGNVLGTLIGALIVGVFRSGLTLMGLDSVYQNLITGILIILAVALDQFSRRKS; encoded by the coding sequence ATGACACAGTCCACCCCCACCCCCACGCCCGCAGCGCCCGGCGCAGGCCTGCGGCGCTTCCAGGTGCCGAACCTCAGCACGCTCGGCCCGCTGATCGCGCTGCTGCTCGCGTGCCTGTTCTTCGCGACGCAGTCCAGCCGCTTCCTGACCCTGAACACCTTCTCGCTGATCCTGCAGCAGGCGTCGTTCGTGGGCGTGATCGCCATCGCGCAGACGCTCATCATCCTGACGGCCGGCATCGACCTGAGCTGCGGGATGATCATGGCGCTCTCCAGCATGGTGATCGGCAAGCTCGCCGTCGAGCAGGGCGTCCCGGTCGTGCTGGCCATCCTGGCGGGCTTCGCGGTCGGCGCGTTCGTCGGCTGGCTCAACGGCCTGCTCATCACGAAATGGAAGCTCCCGCCGTTCATCGTGACGCTCGGCATGTACTCCATCGTGTTCGCGGCCGTGAAGATCTACAGCCACTCGACCAGCGTCGCCATGCCCCCGGACGGCCTGACGTTCCTCGCGCACCGCTTCAGCGTGTTCGGCACGCCCTTCACGTACGGGTCGCTGCTGATGGTGGCGCTGTTCTTCGTGACGTGGCTGCACCTGAACTTCACCGCGCCGGGCCGTCACATCTACGCGCTCGGCAACAACCCCGAAGCGGTCCGCCTGAGCGGCATCCCGCAGAACCGCCTGCTGATGTCGGTGTACACCTTCGCGGGCCTGCTGTACGGCGTGGCGGCCCTGCTGCTGCTGGAACGCATCGGCGGCGCGTCCCCCGAGGCGGGCACCACCGAGAACCTCGAAAGCATCACGGCCGTCGTGATCGGCGGCACCAGCCTCTTCGGCGGGCGCGGCAACGTGCTCGGCACCCTGATCGGCGCGCTCATCGTGGGCGTGTTCCGCAGCGGCCTGACCCTGATGGGCCTGGACAGCGTGTACCAGAACCTCATCACCGGCATCCTGATCATTCTCGCGGTCGCCCTCGACCAGTTCTCCCGGAGGAAGTCCTGA